The Thermanaerovibrio acidaminovorans DSM 6589 genome contains a region encoding:
- a CDS encoding ATP synthase subunit C yields the protein MIGLMITVSAPVGLVLVGLALIRRVPRNPRGVLRAAVGVSALLVLTGAALALMEGGAMASSGAAAGPGTQSGLGFIGASLSTGLACLGAGLAVSGVGAAALGLVGEKPQMLGTTLIYLGLAEGIAIYGVIVSLLIMGKM from the coding sequence ATGATCGGACTCATGATTACCGTATCTGCCCCAGTGGGGCTCGTGTTGGTGGGGTTGGCGCTAATCAGGCGGGTACCAAGGAACCCAAGGGGCGTGTTGCGGGCAGCGGTGGGGGTATCGGCCCTCTTGGTGCTCACCGGCGCCGCCCTGGCCCTGATGGAGGGGGGTGCCATGGCCTCCTCCGGGGCGGCCGCGGGGCCGGGGACCCAGTCCGGCCTTGGGTTCATAGGGGCCAGCCTGTCCACCGGCCTAGCCTGTCTGGGGGCGGGGCTGGCGGTTAGCGGCGTGGGGGCCGCCGCCCTTGGGCTGGTGGGGGAGAAGCCCCAGATGCTGGGCACCACCCTTATCTACCTGGGCCTGGCGGAGGGTATCGCCATCTA
- a CDS encoding V-type ATP synthase subunit I yields MRMLALTIVGPKEEMELVAREMVLSGGFQPMPLDYLISDGSIRAKVTTRRDNPYDELLTGLSSLWSAAGEEMPEPFPVTVDQSLSLDRLREEVERVTSTVRVWRDRLEALEDRLEHMEASLILASALEEAGRSVDDVTGTRFLRVVMGSASNENFKRLLDSIEESPIIAREIRSQGGRTWAMVMTFPEYEGNMRKLLNSIYFKEYPPLPLGVDQLEEQISKVRRAMEALKGASRRRLSENRDYYERLFSRVYTMQRIYDLCQGRGEISGLFVLSGWIPEDTFQDVKDRVQALAPRSIFSVQDMPMRGDAHWAPTMLRNSRLVRAFQDVVALYSVPSYGEIDPSLAVAITFCLFFGFMFGDVGHGLMLMAGTWLMRRRGIMRRSFATVLYYAGASSIIFGFLYGSAFGVEGLLPSLWLSPMHDMDRLIGTAVTVGMLMVTTGMVFNMVTQYRRGDFGRLLFDGGGLAGLVFYWVAATVLYASFRGVALPVPSWVISLGLTGLVAVMVLRDVLARVLLKSKTSHQEPLYLQAFEALHGIMSFLSNTASFVRLAAFALNHVGLSLAVMMLSDMVKDLPGGLFFRGLILVAGNLLIVGLEGLIVFIQTLRLEYYEFFSKFYRGGGRTFKPIGWDNPRVRIGGGL; encoded by the coding sequence ATGAGGATGCTGGCCCTCACCATCGTGGGGCCCAAGGAGGAGATGGAGCTGGTGGCCCGGGAGATGGTGCTCTCCGGGGGTTTCCAGCCCATGCCGCTGGACTACCTCATATCCGACGGGTCCATAAGGGCCAAGGTGACCACCCGGAGGGACAACCCCTACGATGAGCTGCTCACAGGACTGTCCTCCCTGTGGAGCGCCGCGGGGGAGGAGATGCCGGAGCCCTTCCCGGTCACGGTGGACCAGTCCCTCTCACTGGATCGGTTGAGGGAGGAGGTGGAGAGGGTGACCTCCACCGTCAGGGTCTGGCGGGACAGGCTGGAGGCCCTGGAGGACCGGCTGGAGCACATGGAGGCGTCACTGATACTAGCCTCCGCCCTCGAGGAGGCGGGGCGGTCCGTGGATGACGTGACCGGGACCAGGTTCCTCCGGGTGGTCATGGGCAGCGCCTCCAACGAGAACTTCAAGCGGCTCCTGGACAGCATCGAGGAGTCCCCCATAATCGCCCGGGAGATCCGCTCCCAGGGGGGGCGTACCTGGGCCATGGTGATGACCTTCCCGGAGTACGAGGGCAACATGAGGAAGCTACTTAACTCCATCTACTTCAAGGAGTACCCCCCTCTGCCCCTGGGGGTGGACCAACTGGAGGAACAGATATCCAAGGTAAGGCGGGCCATGGAGGCCCTGAAGGGGGCGTCCCGGCGGCGCTTAAGCGAGAACCGGGACTACTACGAGAGACTGTTCTCCCGGGTGTACACCATGCAACGCATATACGACCTGTGCCAGGGGCGGGGGGAGATAAGCGGCCTGTTCGTCCTCTCCGGCTGGATACCGGAGGACACCTTCCAGGATGTCAAGGACCGGGTCCAGGCCCTGGCGCCCAGGTCCATCTTCTCCGTCCAGGACATGCCCATGAGGGGGGACGCCCACTGGGCCCCGACCATGCTCAGGAACTCCAGGCTGGTCCGGGCCTTCCAGGACGTGGTGGCCCTCTACAGCGTCCCCTCCTACGGGGAGATCGACCCCTCGCTGGCGGTGGCGATAACCTTCTGCCTGTTCTTCGGGTTCATGTTCGGGGACGTGGGGCACGGCCTCATGCTGATGGCTGGCACCTGGCTCATGAGGCGACGGGGGATCATGCGGCGCTCCTTCGCCACGGTCCTCTACTACGCCGGCGCGTCATCGATCATCTTCGGCTTCCTCTACGGCAGCGCCTTCGGCGTGGAGGGGCTCCTGCCCTCCCTGTGGCTCTCCCCAATGCACGATATGGATAGGCTCATAGGCACCGCCGTTACGGTGGGCATGCTGATGGTCACCACCGGGATGGTGTTCAACATGGTGACCCAGTACCGGCGGGGGGATTTCGGGCGGCTGCTGTTCGACGGGGGCGGCTTGGCGGGGCTGGTGTTCTACTGGGTGGCCGCCACGGTGCTGTACGCCTCCTTCCGGGGGGTGGCTTTGCCGGTGCCTTCCTGGGTCATATCCTTGGGGCTCACGGGGCTCGTGGCGGTCATGGTTCTCCGGGACGTGCTGGCCCGGGTGTTGCTCAAGTCCAAGACGTCCCATCAGGAGCCCCTGTACCTTCAGGCCTTCGAAGCGCTGCACGGGATAATGTCCTTCCTGAGCAACACCGCCTCGTTCGTCCGCCTGGCGGCCTTCGCCCTCAACCACGTGGGCCTCTCCCTGGCGGTGATGATGCTGTCCGACATGGTCAAGGACCTCCCCGGGGGACTCTTCTTCCGGGGGCTGATCCTGGTGGCGGGGAACCTGCTGATCGTGGGGCTGGAGGGGCTCATCGTTTTCATCCAGACCCTAAGGCTGGAGTACTACGAGTTCTTCAGCAAGTTCTACAGGGGGGGTGGTAGGACCTTCAAGCCCATCGGATGGGACAACCCAAGGGTCAGGATCGGAGGCGGCCTCTGA
- a CDS encoding V-type ATPase subunit — protein MRLASKGESISCGVKARVMLSNLLGDQDLWEVLNADGVDDIAQRLSHHEGYRDHLSKLPMGEVHRQDLESALKHIPLSETGDFIGRLTGPRRDLLVHWGWRKDGDNIKSVLRRILWGRRDPSPGVERMFQVPLSRVRLEVLVSASTFQEVLEALKGTCYHQPLRQPLQRLQEGEVRDLFNAEMALDLTTEGNLYKALGRLDRDDRRHIGPLLGERWDLFNLYTIYRGRFILSMGAEEIMGQLLPHRHRLQLGFLRALAKAERPSSFAEELQRTPYGHVFNPKVMGDDMGLERNLKRHLFIKAAGILRRTPPSFGSVFCYIYIRELEVEDLITAIEDVRYDYDRRSAALYLSRPLIARGDSLWQ, from the coding sequence ATGAGACTGGCCTCCAAGGGGGAGAGCATATCCTGCGGGGTCAAGGCCCGGGTTATGCTATCCAACCTCCTGGGGGACCAGGATCTGTGGGAGGTGCTCAACGCCGACGGGGTGGATGATATAGCCCAACGGCTGTCCCACCACGAGGGCTACCGGGACCACCTCTCCAAGTTGCCAATGGGGGAGGTCCACCGCCAGGACCTGGAGAGCGCCCTGAAGCACATCCCCTTGAGCGAGACCGGGGACTTCATCGGGCGCCTCACGGGACCCAGGAGGGACCTCCTGGTCCACTGGGGATGGCGGAAGGATGGGGACAACATCAAGTCGGTCCTGAGGCGGATCCTTTGGGGCCGAAGGGACCCATCCCCCGGCGTGGAGAGGATGTTCCAGGTGCCCCTCTCCAGGGTCCGGCTGGAGGTGCTTGTCTCCGCCTCCACCTTCCAGGAGGTGCTGGAGGCCCTCAAGGGCACCTGCTACCACCAGCCCCTCAGGCAACCCCTCCAAAGGCTCCAGGAGGGGGAGGTAAGGGACCTCTTCAACGCGGAGATGGCGCTGGACCTGACCACCGAGGGCAACCTCTACAAGGCCCTGGGGAGGCTCGATCGTGACGACCGCCGCCACATAGGTCCCCTCCTGGGGGAGCGGTGGGACCTCTTCAACCTGTACACCATCTACCGGGGCAGGTTCATCCTCTCCATGGGCGCCGAGGAGATCATGGGGCAACTACTTCCCCACCGGCACCGGTTGCAACTGGGGTTCCTTAGGGCCCTGGCGAAGGCGGAGAGGCCCTCCTCCTTCGCCGAAGAGCTCCAGCGGACCCCCTACGGACACGTGTTCAACCCCAAGGTGATGGGGGACGACATGGGACTGGAGCGGAACCTGAAGAGGCACCTGTTCATCAAGGCGGCGGGGATCCTGCGGCGCACCCCCCCCTCCTTCGGGTCCGTCTTCTGCTACATCTACATCCGGGAGCTGGAGGTGGAGGACTTGATAACCGCCATCGAGGACGTGAGGTACGACTACGACAGGCGGAGCGCCGCCCTGTACCTCTCGAGGCCTCTCATAGCGAGGGGGGATTCCCTGTGGCAGTGA
- a CDS encoding ATP synthase F0 subunit B — protein sequence MISLEETLAVLLGADGEARRIVQEARDEAESMIARGQEEFMRQRDMRISAAKQRAAALIDNAQRAAQAEAEEILNNGRARRERMRKAFEENGRRVASAIALEEAEALLSGRRGA from the coding sequence ATGATATCTCTTGAGGAGACCCTGGCGGTGCTCCTGGGGGCCGACGGGGAGGCCAGGAGGATCGTGCAGGAGGCCCGGGACGAGGCGGAGAGCATGATCGCCCGGGGCCAGGAGGAGTTCATGCGCCAGAGGGACATGAGGATATCCGCCGCTAAGCAAAGGGCCGCGGCCCTGATCGATAACGCCCAGCGGGCCGCCCAGGCGGAGGCGGAGGAGATCCTGAACAACGGCAGGGCCAGGAGGGAGAGGATGCGGAAGGCCTTCGAGGAGAACGGCCGTCGGGTGGCGTCCGCCATAGCCCTCGAGGAGGCGGAGGCCCTCTTGAGCGGGAGGAGGGGGGCATGA
- a CDS encoding V-type ATP synthase subunit D, whose amino-acid sequence MSSKMAPTRGNLSKVLRVLDLAKKGHDLLERKRQVLMMELMRHMEAAKQVQAEMKALFEEAYDSLKRANVSLGIDTVEELANSVPIADQITIRLRSIMGVDIPEVDPIDETPSPSYSLIGTSCAMDRAYVNARRVLALVARLAEVENSVYRLAVQIKKTHRRVNALKKVIIPYNREAARFISDALEEMDREDFVRMKAAKEGQGGERR is encoded by the coding sequence ATGAGCTCCAAGATGGCACCCACAAGGGGCAACCTATCGAAGGTCCTAAGGGTCCTGGACCTGGCAAAGAAGGGACACGACCTGCTGGAACGCAAACGGCAGGTGCTCATGATGGAGCTGATGAGGCACATGGAGGCGGCCAAACAGGTCCAGGCGGAGATGAAGGCCCTGTTCGAGGAGGCGTACGACTCGTTAAAGCGGGCCAACGTGTCGCTTGGCATAGACACGGTGGAGGAACTGGCCAACTCGGTGCCCATTGCGGACCAGATCACCATCCGACTCAGATCCATCATGGGGGTCGACATCCCCGAGGTGGATCCCATCGACGAGACCCCATCCCCAAGTTACTCCCTCATAGGGACCTCGTGCGCCATGGACAGGGCGTACGTTAACGCCCGGCGGGTCCTGGCCCTGGTGGCCAGGCTGGCGGAGGTGGAGAACTCGGTCTACCGCCTGGCGGTCCAGATAAAGAAGACCCATCGGCGGGTCAACGCCCTGAAGAAGGTGATAATCCCCTACAACCGGGAGGCGGCCCGGTTCATATCCGATGCGCTGGAGGAGATGGATAGGGAGGACTTTGTGAGGATGAAGGCCGCCAAGGAGGGACAGGGGGGTGAACGGAGATGA
- the cobT gene encoding nicotinate mononucleotide-dependent phosphoribosyltransferase CobT: protein MFFLFIGASDLCKIPGLSAAGANPEVIPFTAAADADVVYFGRPRVVDAVPVDPQGHPTPALITRACLELAGFPFVTVRCGSYLPPACPHLDLGCAPAQDPTQGPAVRDAVDIFERAAELGRSMGGLDTYVLGESVPGGTTTALLVLRALGVEGMVSSAGPVNPISLKEDLWRRASTRAGAFLGSLKGDPLRAVMELGDPMQAAVAGFVSGLPSTSRVVLAGGTQMLAVAAVLRALGHRGHLTVATTKYVAMDPSCAFLPMADRIGVEAYWAPLDFSGAPRGLADYERGFVKEGVGAGGAVWYAVHRGVSVEAVCRRVEGIYAEMMGLEVEGEVEPR, encoded by the coding sequence ATGTTCTTTCTGTTCATAGGTGCCAGCGATCTGTGCAAGATCCCGGGGCTGTCCGCTGCGGGGGCCAATCCGGAGGTGATCCCGTTCACCGCCGCGGCGGACGCGGACGTGGTCTACTTTGGAAGGCCCCGGGTGGTGGACGCGGTCCCGGTGGACCCCCAGGGGCATCCCACCCCCGCGCTGATCACCCGGGCGTGCCTTGAGCTGGCCGGTTTCCCCTTCGTCACCGTCCGTTGCGGGTCGTACCTCCCCCCCGCCTGCCCTCACCTGGACCTGGGGTGTGCCCCCGCCCAGGATCCGACCCAGGGGCCTGCGGTCCGGGATGCGGTGGACATCTTCGAAAGGGCCGCGGAGCTGGGCCGGTCCATGGGGGGGCTTGACACCTACGTGCTGGGCGAGTCGGTCCCGGGGGGCACCACCACTGCCCTCCTGGTGCTCAGGGCCCTGGGGGTAGAGGGCATGGTCTCCTCCGCCGGGCCGGTGAACCCCATAAGTCTCAAGGAGGACCTCTGGCGGCGGGCCTCCACCCGGGCGGGGGCCTTTCTGGGCTCCCTTAAGGGGGACCCGCTCCGGGCGGTGATGGAGCTTGGGGACCCAATGCAGGCGGCGGTGGCGGGCTTCGTCTCCGGCCTGCCCTCCACCTCCCGGGTGGTCCTGGCGGGGGGTACCCAGATGCTGGCGGTGGCGGCGGTGCTGAGGGCCCTGGGACACCGGGGTCACCTCACGGTGGCCACCACCAAGTACGTGGCCATGGACCCCTCTTGCGCCTTCCTGCCCATGGCGGATCGGATAGGGGTGGAGGCCTACTGGGCGCCCCTGGACTTCTCCGGGGCCCCCAGGGGCCTCGCGGACTACGAGAGGGGCTTCGTGAAGGAGGGGGTAGGGGCCGGTGGCGCGGTGTGGTATGCGGTCCACAGGGGGGTGTCGGTGGAGGCGGTGTGCCGGAGGGTGGAGGGGATATACGCGGAGATGATGGGTTTGGAGGTGGAGGGAGAGGTTGAACCCCGTTAG
- a CDS encoding FecCD family ABC transporter permease → MNPVRMRCLVLSLCLVVLALLGLLAGAAVGDWSMSWGELADAILSGPSSELGGSYVVWNLRLPRTLCAFLAGASLSCAGVLFQGVLRNQLAEPYTLGVASGGAFGAAMSIALGLGASGGAMVGAVGSLGLVMLLGRGGSASEMIMAGVVVSSLLSSGLALIKALVGEKVSAIVIWLMGSFSGAGWSSTAICLLGASASLAAVLLLSKELDIFASGADPTSLGVNERAVRTVALSAASICAALVVGQFGIIGFLGLVSPHGARLILGPANLPVGIVSFLGGGVLLMWSDLICRLLGELPVGVLTSLMGGPVFILLVWRGSRAAGP, encoded by the coding sequence TTGAACCCCGTTAGGATGCGCTGCCTGGTTCTGTCCCTTTGCCTGGTGGTCCTGGCCCTGCTGGGCCTTCTGGCGGGGGCGGCGGTTGGGGACTGGAGCATGTCGTGGGGGGAGCTGGCGGACGCCATCCTCTCCGGCCCATCGTCGGAGCTTGGCGGCAGCTACGTGGTCTGGAACCTTAGGCTCCCCAGGACCCTCTGCGCCTTCCTGGCCGGGGCCTCCCTGTCGTGCGCCGGGGTCCTGTTCCAGGGGGTCTTGAGGAACCAGCTGGCGGAGCCCTACACCCTTGGGGTGGCATCCGGCGGCGCCTTCGGGGCGGCGATGTCCATCGCCCTGGGCCTTGGTGCCTCCGGCGGGGCTATGGTGGGTGCCGTGGGATCCCTGGGACTGGTGATGCTCTTAGGCCGCGGGGGTAGCGCCTCGGAGATGATCATGGCGGGGGTGGTGGTGAGCTCCCTCCTTAGCTCCGGCCTGGCCCTCATCAAGGCCCTGGTGGGGGAGAAGGTCTCCGCCATAGTCATATGGCTCATGGGCAGCTTCTCCGGAGCGGGGTGGTCTTCCACCGCCATATGCCTACTGGGTGCCTCCGCCTCCCTGGCTGCCGTCCTGCTGCTCTCCAAGGAGCTGGATATCTTCGCCTCCGGGGCGGACCCCACCAGCCTCGGGGTGAACGAGAGGGCGGTGAGGACCGTGGCCCTGTCGGCGGCCTCAATCTGCGCCGCCCTGGTGGTGGGCCAGTTCGGGATAATAGGGTTCCTGGGGCTTGTGTCCCCCCACGGGGCCCGATTGATCCTGGGCCCCGCCAACCTACCGGTGGGGATCGTATCGTTTCTAGGGGGAGGGGTGCTCCTCATGTGGTCCGATCTGATCTGCCGGCTCCTGGGGGAGCTCCCGGTGGGGGTACTGACCAGCCTCATGGGGGGGCCGGTCTTCATCCTTTTGGTATGGAGGGGTTCCCGTGCCGCTGGTCCTTGA
- a CDS encoding ABC transporter ATP-binding protein, translating to MPLVLDNVTVRLGGRAVVDGVSVEVGEGITGIIGPNGSGKSSLMRALGGMVPFEGRISLDGVSLMDRNRRDWFKLVSLMPQSVRFDQPFTVRQAVLMGLYPLLGPFKPYGRREEAMADRVIREVGLEDLADRRVWDLSGGEAARVALARSMARDPRLLLLDEPTAALDPRHAMEVMDLLDRGWRGRYGLVVLHDVNLAMSWCSRVLVMRGGRVIASMDRGRPDLKALREAYQVEFVRLQGPRGTVAVMPVRS from the coding sequence GTGCCGCTGGTCCTTGATAACGTAACGGTTCGCCTGGGTGGCCGGGCGGTAGTGGACGGGGTGTCGGTGGAGGTGGGGGAGGGGATCACCGGCATCATAGGTCCCAACGGTAGCGGCAAGAGCTCCCTGATGAGGGCCTTGGGGGGAATGGTCCCCTTCGAGGGCCGCATAAGCCTGGATGGGGTGTCGTTGATGGACCGCAACCGGCGGGATTGGTTCAAACTGGTGTCCCTCATGCCCCAGTCGGTCCGGTTCGATCAGCCCTTCACGGTGAGGCAGGCGGTGCTCATGGGGCTCTACCCGCTCCTTGGACCCTTCAAGCCCTATGGAAGGCGGGAGGAGGCCATGGCCGATAGGGTCATCAGGGAGGTTGGCTTGGAGGACCTAGCGGACCGGAGGGTGTGGGACCTGTCGGGGGGTGAGGCGGCCCGGGTGGCCCTGGCCAGATCCATGGCCCGGGATCCAAGGCTACTCCTGCTGGACGAGCCCACCGCCGCCCTGGATCCCCGGCACGCCATGGAGGTGATGGACCTGCTTGACCGGGGGTGGAGGGGGAGGTACGGGCTGGTGGTGCTCCACGACGTCAACCTGGCCATGAGCTGGTGTAGCCGGGTCCTGGTGATGAGGGGCGGCCGGGTCATCGCCTCCATGGACCGGGGCAGGCCGGACCTCAAGGCCCTGAGGGAGGCCTACCAGGTGGAGTTCGTCCGCCTCCAGGGGCCTAGGGGGACGGTGGCGGTCATGCCGGTCCGGTCATGA
- the truD gene encoding tRNA pseudouridine(13) synthase TruD: MTYALKSVPEDFQVTELLVPGFLSSRGPIRVYSLWKRDLGTQEALEALARANRIPVHRIRAAGRKDRRAVTEQFVTCDLSTELRPPQDARLRLTPVGFSREHVSPSHILGNRFSITVREVEDPEAVRARLASLPREGFPNYFDDQRFRSVPTSGEMFAERLVKGHLNGALRLLLTEAPWEGAPEHSERMSQLRGAWGDFDRCLSLASTPLERRILESLAQDSSKRGLKGALRLIPRDTLSMLFSAYQSFLWNCTASLLIHQACPDGTWVPLRAGRVFMPSRRPQGHPLKVPTPSYKMPPMDENVERAMDQVLAERGVKRSDFNLRFIRSVHFGSFERPTWVTPGDLRAGPMVEHRPGRFKVELEFTLPRGSYATMLIRHLMTGPA; this comes from the coding sequence ATGACCTACGCCCTGAAGAGCGTCCCGGAGGACTTCCAGGTCACGGAGCTGCTTGTCCCGGGCTTCCTCTCCAGCCGGGGCCCCATCCGGGTCTACTCCCTCTGGAAGAGGGACCTGGGGACCCAGGAGGCCCTGGAGGCGTTGGCCCGGGCAAACCGCATCCCGGTCCACCGGATCCGGGCGGCGGGGAGGAAGGACAGGAGGGCGGTGACGGAGCAGTTCGTCACCTGCGACCTCTCGACGGAGCTCCGGCCCCCCCAGGACGCCAGGTTGCGTCTGACCCCCGTGGGCTTCTCCCGGGAGCACGTATCCCCCTCCCACATCCTGGGCAACCGCTTCAGCATTACCGTCCGGGAGGTGGAGGACCCGGAGGCGGTGAGGGCCAGGTTGGCCTCTCTGCCCCGGGAGGGCTTCCCCAACTACTTCGACGACCAGCGGTTCCGCAGCGTGCCAACATCGGGGGAGATGTTTGCCGAGAGGCTGGTGAAGGGACACCTGAACGGGGCGCTCAGGCTGCTCCTGACCGAGGCCCCATGGGAAGGGGCACCGGAGCATTCGGAGAGGATGTCCCAGTTGAGAGGCGCGTGGGGGGACTTCGATCGGTGCCTGTCCCTGGCTTCTACCCCCCTGGAGAGGCGGATATTGGAGTCCCTGGCCCAGGACTCCTCCAAGAGGGGCCTCAAGGGGGCTTTGAGGCTGATCCCCCGGGACACGTTGAGCATGCTCTTCTCCGCCTACCAGTCGTTCCTCTGGAACTGCACCGCCAGCCTGCTCATCCACCAAGCCTGCCCGGATGGCACCTGGGTACCATTAAGGGCCGGGAGGGTCTTCATGCCCTCCCGAAGGCCCCAGGGACACCCCCTTAAGGTCCCGACCCCGTCGTACAAGATGCCCCCCATGGACGAGAACGTGGAACGGGCCATGGACCAGGTCCTGGCGGAGCGGGGGGTCAAGCGGTCGGATTTCAACCTAAGGTTCATAAGATCCGTCCACTTCGGCTCCTTCGAAAGGCCCACCTGGGTGACCCCCGGGGACCTCAGGGCGGGGCCCATGGTGGAACACCGGCCGGGACGCTTCAAGGTGGAGCTGGAGTTCACCCTTCCAAGGGGATCCTACGCCACCATGTTAATCCGGCACCTCATGACCGGACCGGCATGA